In a genomic window of Trueperaceae bacterium:
- the pyrE gene encoding orotate phosphoribosyltransferase, with product MTRDDLARAIVSRSLLSGEFLLRSGATSKEYFDKYMFESDPRLLRGIAEAMAPLVPAGVDALAGLELGGVPLAVTLSQVTGLPTLFVRKRAKEYGTRRFAEGGELAGRRLLVVEDVVTSGGQVVLSTRDLRGAGATVTDAVCVIDREAGGPGALAAEGVALRALFTMSELKAA from the coding sequence ATGACCCGCGACGACCTCGCCCGCGCGATCGTCTCCCGCTCGCTCCTCAGCGGCGAGTTCCTGCTGCGTTCGGGCGCCACCAGCAAGGAGTACTTCGACAAGTACATGTTCGAGTCCGACCCGCGCCTGCTGCGCGGGATCGCCGAGGCCATGGCGCCGCTGGTGCCCGCGGGCGTCGACGCCCTGGCGGGCCTCGAGCTGGGCGGCGTGCCGCTGGCGGTGACGTTGTCGCAGGTGACGGGCCTGCCGACCCTGTTCGTCAGGAAGAGGGCGAAGGAGTACGGCACGCGGCGCTTCGCGGAGGGTGGCGAGTTGGCGGGGCGGCGGCTGCTCGTGGTGGAGGACGTGGTCACGTCCGGCGGGCAGGTGGTGCTGTCGACGCGCGACCTGCGGGGCGCCGGCGCCACCGTGACGGACGCGGTGTGCGTGATAGACCGGGAGGCCGGCGGGCCCGGGGCCCTGGCCGCCGAGGGGGTGGCCTTGCGGGCGCTCTTCACGATGTCGGAGCTGAAGGCGGCGTGA
- a CDS encoding metallophosphoesterase family protein: MNIGLISDVHANVIALEAVLAALKDRGVDMVLCLGDLVGYGPAPNETIALIRSEGVACTLGASDERLAYDFVATGKRRRGVADEILSWTKGVLEPDHLAFLQSLPVQRRVNTPAGWLRFFHGTVDSSGGRLNLNQDPHSLTRLLEQHRCSILASGATHVPFFRRVGPSGLVVNPGSVGLSLNGEPGADYALLTLDEGSIEIEMDKVEYDYAAVAFDIVAWGISPMVAEAVQMGRMPDKLAVGDDDHD, encoded by the coding sequence GTGAACATCGGACTCATCTCCGACGTCCACGCGAACGTCATCGCCTTGGAGGCCGTCCTGGCGGCGCTCAAGGACCGGGGGGTCGACATGGTCCTCTGCCTCGGTGACCTGGTGGGGTACGGTCCCGCGCCGAACGAGACCATCGCCCTCATCCGCTCGGAGGGCGTCGCCTGCACGTTGGGCGCGTCGGACGAGCGCCTAGCCTACGACTTCGTGGCCACCGGCAAGCGCCGGCGCGGCGTGGCCGACGAGATCCTCAGCTGGACGAAGGGGGTGCTGGAACCCGACCACCTGGCGTTCCTGCAGAGCCTGCCCGTCCAGAGGCGCGTGAACACCCCGGCCGGTTGGCTCCGCTTCTTCCACGGCACCGTCGACAGCTCGGGCGGCCGCCTCAACCTCAACCAGGACCCGCACTCCCTGACGCGCCTGCTGGAGCAGCACCGCTGCTCCATCCTCGCCTCCGGCGCGACGCACGTCCCGTTCTTCAGGCGCGTCGGCCCGAGCGGGCTGGTCGTCAACCCCGGCTCGGTGGGCCTGTCGCTCAACGGCGAGCCGGGCGCCGACTACGCCCTCCTCACGCTCGACGAGGGCAGCATCGAGATCGAGATGGACAAGGTCGAGTACGACTACGCGGCGGTCGCCTTCGACATCGTGGCCTGGGGCATCTCGCCCATGGTGGCCGAGGCCGTCCAGATGGGCCGCATGCCCGACAAGCTCGCCGTGGGCGACGACGACCACGACTGA
- a CDS encoding HIT domain-containing protein, producing the protein MSQETEKPAGAPHDTLFAKIVRREIPADIVYQDELVTAFRDIHPQAPVHVLIVTNEIIPTADDVEPRHEAALGRLFTVARRVAAQEGLGSGYRLIVNCKEHAHQEVFHLHMHLLGGRPLGPLLVRPA; encoded by the coding sequence ATGAGCCAAGAGACAGAGAAGCCGGCCGGGGCGCCGCACGACACGCTCTTCGCCAAGATCGTCCGCCGGGAGATCCCGGCCGACATCGTCTACCAGGACGAGCTGGTGACGGCGTTCCGCGACATCCACCCGCAGGCGCCCGTGCACGTCCTCATAGTGACGAACGAGATCATCCCGACGGCCGACGACGTCGAGCCGCGCCACGAGGCCGCGTTGGGCCGCCTGTTCACGGTCGCCCGCCGGGTGGCGGCGCAGGAGGGCCTCGGGAGCGGCTACCGCCTCATCGTGAACTGCAAGGAGCACGCGCACCAGGAGGTGTTCCACCTCCACATGCACCTGCTGGGCGGCCGCCCCCTCGGCCCGCTCCTCGTCCGCCCGGCCTGA
- a CDS encoding thiolase family protein, whose protein sequence is MRLVISSAVRTPIGAFQGAFSSVTAAELGAAAVAEAVRRAGVAPDGVDLALIGNVLQAGQGQAPGRQAVIKAGLAESTPAVTLNKMCGSGLEAVIQAGRAILAGDAQVVVAGGMESMTNAPYLVPGARSGLRLGDAKLIDSMIKDGLWDAYGDKHMGSCAELCANKYAFGREAQDEYAERSYRRAQAAAEDGTFAAEIVPVEVRGRRGSVIVEKDEGPDQVDFDKMPRLRPAFEADGTVTAANASTLNDGAAALVVTSEEVAAARGMPVVARIHGWAGAALAPEWFTVAPVEATTRLFDRLGWSPASVDLYEVNEAFSVVPMAVMREFGLGADVVNVHGGAVALGHPIGASGARILVTLINALRLKGKRRGVASICIGGGEGLALGLELA, encoded by the coding sequence ATGAGGTTGGTCATCTCGAGTGCCGTGCGCACTCCTATCGGCGCCTTCCAGGGCGCCTTCAGCAGCGTGACTGCCGCCGAGCTGGGGGCCGCCGCCGTCGCGGAGGCCGTGAGGCGAGCGGGCGTGGCGCCCGACGGCGTCGACCTGGCGCTCATCGGCAACGTGCTGCAGGCGGGCCAGGGCCAGGCCCCGGGGCGGCAGGCGGTCATCAAGGCCGGCCTCGCCGAGTCCACCCCGGCCGTCACCCTCAACAAGATGTGCGGTTCCGGGCTGGAGGCGGTCATCCAGGCGGGCCGCGCCATCCTCGCGGGTGACGCTCAGGTCGTGGTGGCGGGCGGCATGGAGTCCATGACCAACGCGCCCTACCTGGTGCCCGGCGCGCGGTCGGGCCTGCGCCTCGGCGACGCCAAGCTCATCGACTCGATGATCAAGGACGGCCTGTGGGACGCCTACGGCGACAAGCACATGGGGTCGTGCGCCGAGCTGTGCGCGAACAAGTACGCCTTCGGGCGCGAGGCGCAGGACGAGTACGCCGAGCGCTCGTACCGGCGGGCGCAAGCGGCGGCCGAGGACGGCACCTTCGCGGCCGAGATCGTGCCGGTCGAGGTGCGGGGCAGGCGCGGCAGCGTGATCGTCGAGAAGGACGAGGGGCCCGACCAGGTCGACTTCGACAAGATGCCGCGGCTCAGGCCCGCCTTCGAGGCCGACGGGACGGTCACGGCCGCGAACGCCAGCACGCTCAACGATGGCGCCGCCGCGCTCGTGGTGACGTCCGAGGAGGTGGCGGCGGCGCGCGGCATGCCGGTGGTGGCCCGCATCCACGGCTGGGCGGGCGCGGCGCTCGCGCCGGAGTGGTTCACGGTCGCCCCGGTCGAGGCCACGACGCGCCTGTTCGACCGGCTGGGTTGGAGCCCGGCCAGCGTCGACCTCTACGAGGTGAACGAGGCGTTCAGCGTGGTCCCCATGGCCGTCATGCGCGAGTTCGGCCTCGGCGCCGACGTGGTCAACGTGCATGGCGGCGCGGTCGCGCTCGGTCACCCGATCGGGGCATCGGGCGCGCGCATCCTCGTCACGCTCATCAACGCCTTGCGGCTCAAGGGGAAGAGGCGGGGCGTCGCCAGCATCTGCATAGGCGGCGGCGAGGGGCTGGCCTTGGGGCTCGAGCTGGCCTGA
- a CDS encoding aldo/keto reductase family protein, whose translation MTYRRVGNSGLKVSSVALGGWTTFGQTVEEQETVRRIIERAVELGINYFDAADVYAKGKCEEMMGSALAELGPRHHHVVSSKLYWPMSENVNDRGLSRKHVLESIDRSLDRLGFDYLDIYFAHRYDLDTPLEETVEAFSDVVRSGRAHYWGTSMWSGAQIAEAVTFAKSNGLVAPIAEQPEYSMLRSTRVEGEILPVAAAKGVGLVAFSPLAQGMLTGKYDAGVPADSRFANFETFKERFLTDENAARVRRLAEVADDLGVTRSQLALAWVLRQREVASVITGATRVAQLEENVGAAGLALDDDALARIERALA comes from the coding sequence ATGACGTACCGGCGGGTGGGCAACAGCGGCCTCAAGGTCAGCAGCGTCGCGCTGGGCGGCTGGACCACCTTCGGACAGACGGTCGAGGAGCAGGAGACGGTGCGCCGCATCATCGAGCGCGCGGTGGAGTTGGGCATCAACTACTTCGACGCGGCCGACGTCTACGCCAAGGGCAAGTGCGAGGAGATGATGGGCTCCGCCCTCGCCGAGCTCGGGCCGCGCCACCATCACGTGGTGAGCAGCAAGCTCTACTGGCCGATGTCGGAGAACGTGAACGACCGGGGCCTGAGTCGCAAGCACGTGCTGGAGTCGATCGACCGGTCGCTCGACCGACTCGGCTTCGACTACCTCGACATCTACTTCGCCCACCGCTACGACCTCGACACGCCGCTCGAGGAGACGGTGGAGGCGTTCTCCGACGTGGTGCGCTCCGGCCGCGCCCACTACTGGGGCACGAGCATGTGGAGCGGAGCGCAGATCGCCGAGGCGGTCACCTTCGCCAAGTCGAACGGCCTCGTCGCGCCCATCGCGGAGCAGCCCGAGTACTCGATGTTGCGGAGCACCCGCGTGGAGGGCGAGATCCTGCCCGTCGCCGCGGCCAAGGGGGTCGGCCTTGTCGCTTTCAGCCCGCTGGCGCAAGGGATGCTCACCGGCAAGTACGACGCTGGCGTGCCGGCGGACTCCCGCTTCGCTAACTTCGAGACATTCAAGGAGCGCTTCCTGACCGACGAGAACGCGGCGCGCGTGAGGCGCCTCGCGGAGGTGGCCGACGACCTGGGCGTCACGCGCAGCCAGCTGGCGCTCGCGTGGGTGTTGCGTCAGAGGGAGGTTGCGTCCGTCATCACGGGCGCCACGCGGGTGGCGCAACTCGAGGAGAACGTCGGCGCCGCCGGGCTCGCGCTCGACGACGACGCGCTGGCGCGGATCGAGCGGGCGCTGGCGTAG
- a CDS encoding metal ABC transporter ATP-binding protein — protein MGGAASLRLEGVTVRFNDFVALDDVSFEVPAGASLSVVGPNGAGKSTLVRVMLGLTVPLAGRVEVLGQRPGATPARIGYVPQLKTFDRTFPATALELVTTGLRRSWPGRIVPAERERALAALRRVGAAQLADRPLARLSGGELQRAYLARAFVREPALVVLDEPATGVDFLAERDINDLMEEYQAGSGATVVMITHDLAAARYHADHVLVLNRRVCGFGAPAAVMTDETLQAAFGHKRHRHAAAL, from the coding sequence GTGGGCGGCGCCGCTTCGTTGCGCCTCGAGGGCGTCACGGTGCGGTTCAACGACTTCGTTGCCCTCGACGACGTGTCGTTCGAGGTACCCGCCGGGGCGTCCCTTTCCGTCGTCGGACCGAACGGGGCGGGCAAGTCGACGCTGGTGAGGGTGATGCTCGGCCTCACGGTGCCCCTTGCCGGCCGCGTGGAGGTGCTCGGGCAGAGGCCCGGCGCCACGCCCGCGCGCATCGGTTACGTGCCGCAGCTCAAGACGTTCGACCGCACGTTCCCCGCCACGGCGCTGGAACTCGTGACCACGGGGCTGCGCCGCTCTTGGCCCGGCAGGATCGTGCCGGCCGAGCGGGAACGCGCGCTGGCGGCGCTGAGGCGGGTGGGCGCCGCGCAGCTGGCCGACCGGCCGTTGGCGCGCCTCTCCGGCGGCGAGCTCCAGCGCGCCTACCTGGCGCGCGCCTTCGTGAGGGAGCCGGCGCTGGTCGTGCTGGACGAGCCCGCCACCGGCGTCGATTTCCTGGCCGAGCGCGACATCAACGACCTCATGGAGGAGTACCAGGCCGGCAGCGGCGCGACGGTGGTGATGATCACGCACGACCTCGCGGCCGCGCGCTACCACGCCGATCACGTGCTCGTCCTGAACCGGCGGGTGTGCGGCTTCGGCGCGCCGGCCGCCGTCATGACGGACGAGACCCTGCAGGCCGCGTTCGGGCACAAGCGTCACCGTCACGCGGCCGCCCTATGA
- a CDS encoding metal ABC transporter permease, which translates to MLDALSLPFFQRAVLAGLAISVMAGLLGVFVVQRRLAFLGDGLAHAAFGGMGIGAYVIVTSGLIGGGSALLRHPLWVALPFTLLAALVIAALRKRTRLSSDTAIGVAFAVSVALGVTFFSLIPPDVNLGVSVMDLLFGSILGVRQGDLVVIAVVAVISVVASFAAWGRLGYATFDEELARSDGVPTDALELGLFLLASIVIAVSASVVGIVLMAAYLVIPAAAARLLARTLAQMTGLSVLLGVASTLVGLALSFYLDVPSGATIVLTQAALFVPAALFGQRRRGPSG; encoded by the coding sequence ATCCTGGATGCGCTCTCCCTGCCGTTCTTCCAGCGGGCCGTGCTGGCGGGCCTCGCCATCTCCGTCATGGCGGGCCTGCTCGGCGTGTTCGTGGTGCAGAGGCGCCTGGCGTTCCTGGGCGACGGCCTGGCGCACGCCGCCTTCGGCGGCATGGGCATCGGCGCGTACGTCATCGTCACGAGCGGGTTGATCGGGGGCGGCAGCGCGCTACTGAGGCACCCGCTGTGGGTGGCGCTGCCGTTCACCCTCCTGGCGGCGCTAGTGATAGCCGCGCTGCGCAAGCGGACGCGCCTCAGCTCCGACACGGCCATCGGGGTCGCGTTCGCCGTGAGCGTCGCCCTGGGGGTCACGTTCTTCTCGCTCATACCGCCCGACGTGAACCTCGGCGTGTCGGTCATGGACCTGCTGTTCGGTTCCATCCTGGGAGTGCGGCAGGGGGACCTCGTCGTCATCGCGGTCGTGGCCGTCATCAGCGTCGTGGCTTCGTTCGCGGCGTGGGGCAGGCTGGGTTACGCGACCTTCGACGAGGAGCTGGCGCGCAGCGACGGCGTGCCGACGGACGCGCTGGAGCTCGGGCTCTTCCTGCTGGCGTCGATCGTGATCGCGGTCAGTGCGAGCGTGGTGGGCATCGTCCTCATGGCGGCATACCTGGTCATACCCGCGGCCGCCGCCCGGCTGCTGGCCCGGACCCTCGCGCAGATGACCGGCTTGAGCGTGCTGCTCGGGGTGGCGAGCACCCTCGTCGGCCTGGCGCTCTCCTTCTACCTCGACGTGCCGAGCGGCGCCACCATCGTGCTCACGCAGGCGGCGCTCTTCGTACCGGCGGCGCTATTCGGGCAGCGCCGGCGCGGGCCGTCGGGTTGA
- the hflX gene encoding GTPase HflX, whose translation MEKVHGRTGGLKSNQLKRLSNLYRRRVPPQAAATTELARAMADLTTEFGRGVCLLLDRRGRVVTVAVGDAADTPLPPTTGEARSRLSGLRLVHTHLRPTGLSGTDLTTLFMNRLDAMVAIEVSAPHGGNQGAAVGPAHLAFVAPGASDAEDWLVEGPMSVRELEDMDLLERLRALEEELARDASGREVRLSSTERAVLVGLVGREGAVESDSRMAELAELVRSAGAYTAASTVQHRDRPDPRTLVGEGKLQEVVALAFHEDADLLVFDRELSPAQAREIEAFTKLKVLDRTQVILDIFAQNARGLEAQVQVELAQLHYQLPRLAGRGLAMSRLGGGIGTRGPGETKLEVDRRKIRDRIANLEDAVDAISRRRSETRKQRRRGTTPTVALVGYTNAGKSTLFNALAKADVVARDELFATLRPTTREGWLPELGEYGGKVVYTDTVGFIRDLPDELVNAFRATLEELHDADLLLHVVDAATPGAPDRVAAVQRVLADLELEVPGQVVLNKLDAADPQVAAELALRYGALAVSAVTGEGLPALKADLAAKLGGRPASAATDLTPATSTRRPAPALPE comes from the coding sequence ATCGAGAAGGTGCACGGCCGCACTGGCGGTCTCAAGAGCAACCAGCTGAAGCGCCTGAGCAACCTCTACCGGCGGCGCGTGCCGCCCCAGGCGGCCGCGACCACCGAGCTGGCGCGCGCCATGGCGGACCTGACCACCGAGTTCGGGCGCGGCGTGTGCCTACTTCTCGACCGCCGCGGCCGCGTCGTCACGGTGGCCGTCGGCGACGCCGCCGACACGCCCCTCCCTCCCACCACCGGCGAGGCGCGCTCGCGCCTCAGCGGGCTGCGGCTGGTGCACACCCACCTGAGGCCGACCGGCCTGTCGGGCACCGACCTCACGACCCTGTTCATGAACCGGCTCGACGCCATGGTCGCCATCGAGGTGAGCGCCCCGCACGGCGGCAACCAGGGCGCCGCCGTGGGGCCGGCGCACCTCGCCTTCGTGGCGCCCGGCGCCAGCGACGCCGAGGACTGGTTGGTCGAGGGGCCGATGAGCGTGCGCGAGCTCGAGGACATGGATCTCCTAGAGCGGCTGCGCGCCCTCGAGGAGGAACTCGCCCGCGACGCGAGCGGCCGCGAGGTGCGCCTTAGCAGCACGGAGCGCGCCGTCCTCGTCGGCCTGGTCGGCCGCGAGGGCGCGGTCGAGTCCGACTCGCGCATGGCGGAACTCGCCGAGCTCGTCAGGAGCGCGGGCGCCTACACGGCGGCCTCGACCGTGCAGCACCGCGACCGCCCCGACCCCCGTACGCTCGTGGGCGAGGGGAAGCTGCAGGAGGTGGTCGCGCTGGCGTTCCACGAGGACGCCGACCTCCTCGTGTTCGACCGCGAGCTCTCCCCCGCCCAGGCGCGGGAGATCGAGGCGTTCACGAAGCTGAAGGTGCTCGACCGCACGCAGGTGATCCTCGACATCTTCGCGCAGAACGCGCGCGGACTAGAGGCGCAGGTGCAGGTGGAGTTGGCGCAGCTCCATTACCAGTTGCCCCGCCTCGCCGGCCGCGGGCTGGCGATGAGCCGCCTGGGCGGCGGCATCGGCACGCGCGGACCGGGCGAGACCAAGCTCGAGGTCGACCGCCGCAAGATCCGTGACCGCATCGCGAACCTGGAAGACGCCGTCGACGCCATCAGCCGGCGCCGCAGCGAGACGCGCAAGCAGCGCCGGCGCGGCACGACCCCGACCGTGGCGCTCGTCGGTTACACCAACGCCGGCAAGTCGACCCTGTTCAACGCGCTAGCCAAGGCCGACGTCGTGGCCCGCGACGAGCTCTTCGCGACGCTGCGGCCGACCACGCGCGAAGGGTGGCTGCCCGAGCTTGGCGAGTACGGCGGCAAGGTCGTCTACACGGACACGGTGGGCTTCATCCGCGACCTGCCCGACGAGCTCGTCAACGCGTTCCGCGCCACGCTCGAGGAGCTGCACGACGCGGACCTGCTGCTTCACGTCGTCGACGCCGCCACGCCGGGCGCGCCCGATCGGGTCGCCGCGGTGCAGCGCGTGCTCGCCGACCTCGAGCTGGAGGTGCCGGGGCAGGTGGTGCTCAACAAGCTCGACGCCGCCGACCCGCAGGTGGCCGCCGAGCTCGCGCTGCGCTACGGCGCGCTGGCCGTGTCGGCCGTCACGGGCGAGGGCCTGCCGGCGCTCAAGGCGGACCTCGCCGCCAAGCTGGGCGGCCGGCCGGCGAGCGCCGCCACGGACCTGACGCCGGCGACCTCAACCCGACGGCCCGCGCCGGCGCTGCCCGAATAG
- a CDS encoding 50S ribosomal protein L28, with amino-acid sequence MPRVCAVTGKRTRSTTTSIRKGSAKRKGGVGLKQVGVHKRTLKPNLQKRTVWVDGRPMRVWLSAKAIRQLDPTMFVNPNKPA; translated from the coding sequence ATGCCGCGCGTCTGTGCCGTGACCGGGAAGCGCACCCGTAGCACCACCACCAGCATCCGCAAGGGTTCCGCCAAGCGCAAGGGCGGGGTCGGCCTCAAGCAGGTCGGCGTTCACAAGCGCACCCTGAAGCCCAACCTGCAGAAGCGCACGGTGTGGGTCGACGGGCGGCCCATGCGCGTCTGGTTGAGCGCCAAGGCCATCCGCCAGCTCGACCCCACCATGTTCGTCAACCCGAACAAGCCGGCCTGA
- a CDS encoding methylmalonyl-CoA mutase, which yields MEPIYDGPPDGLAERLGRPGEYPYTRGVYPKMYSEGRLWTMRQYAGFGSAAESNARYRYLLGQGVSGLSVAFDLPTQLGLDPDDPLAQGEVGRVGVSIATLDDMRRLFQDIPLGSVTTSMTINAPAMMLLALYVLVGEEQGVPAARLGGTVQNDILKEYVARGTYIFPTGPSMRLVTDLFAHCARELPNFNTISISGYHIREAGATAAQELAFTLANARAYVTAALGAGLAIDDFAPRLSFFFACHSHLLEEVAKFRVARRLWARMMRDEFAAADPRSWMLRFHTQTGGSTLTAQQPDNNVVRTAYQALAAVLGGTQSLHTNALDEALGLPTPASAKLALRTQQILAYETGVPAAIDPLAGSYYLENLCDELEADALRIMAQVEDLGGAVQAIEAGFVQREIEESAYRFQREIESGERVVVGVNRFAEESAAEVPIQAIDPELERSRAADLAAFREGRDGAALSSALRDLRRAAESGGTDGAAPLFPVVQAALARRATLGEVCGVLREAWGEYRG from the coding sequence ATGGAGCCCATCTACGACGGGCCGCCGGACGGCCTGGCTGAACGCCTGGGGCGGCCGGGCGAGTACCCCTACACGCGCGGCGTCTACCCCAAGATGTACTCGGAGGGCCGCCTCTGGACCATGCGCCAGTACGCCGGCTTCGGGTCGGCGGCCGAATCGAACGCCCGCTACCGCTACCTGCTCGGGCAGGGGGTCTCCGGCCTGTCGGTGGCGTTCGACCTCCCCACCCAGCTGGGCCTCGACCCCGACGACCCGCTGGCGCAGGGCGAGGTGGGGCGGGTGGGGGTCAGCATCGCCACCCTTGACGACATGCGTCGGCTGTTCCAGGACATACCCCTGGGCAGCGTAACCACCTCCATGACGATAAACGCGCCCGCCATGATGCTGCTGGCGCTCTACGTCCTCGTCGGCGAGGAGCAGGGCGTGCCGGCGGCTCGGCTCGGCGGCACCGTCCAGAACGACATCCTCAAGGAGTACGTGGCGCGCGGCACCTACATCTTCCCGACCGGCCCCAGCATGCGACTGGTGACCGACCTGTTCGCCCACTGCGCGCGCGAGCTCCCGAACTTCAACACCATCAGCATCTCCGGCTACCACATCCGCGAGGCCGGCGCGACCGCCGCGCAGGAGCTGGCGTTCACGCTGGCGAACGCGCGCGCCTACGTGACGGCCGCGTTGGGCGCCGGGCTCGCGATCGACGACTTCGCGCCGCGCCTCTCGTTCTTCTTCGCCTGCCATAGCCACCTCCTCGAGGAGGTGGCCAAGTTCCGCGTGGCGCGGCGCCTGTGGGCCCGCATGATGCGCGACGAGTTCGCGGCCGCCGACCCCAGGTCGTGGATGTTGCGCTTCCACACGCAGACCGGCGGCAGCACCCTCACGGCGCAGCAGCCGGACAACAACGTGGTCCGAACCGCCTACCAGGCGCTGGCCGCGGTGCTGGGCGGCACCCAGAGCCTGCACACCAACGCCCTCGACGAGGCGCTCGGCCTCCCGACGCCGGCGAGCGCCAAGCTCGCGCTGCGGACCCAGCAGATCCTCGCCTACGAGACGGGAGTGCCCGCCGCCATCGACCCGCTGGCCGGCAGCTACTACCTCGAGAACCTCTGCGACGAGCTCGAGGCGGACGCGCTACGGATCATGGCGCAGGTCGAAGACCTGGGCGGCGCGGTGCAAGCCATCGAAGCGGGCTTCGTGCAGCGCGAGATCGAGGAGTCCGCCTACCGCTTCCAACGGGAGATCGAGTCGGGCGAGCGCGTGGTCGTCGGCGTCAACCGCTTCGCGGAGGAGAGCGCCGCCGAGGTGCCCATCCAGGCCATCGACCCCGAGCTGGAGAGGAGCCGCGCCGCCGACCTCGCCGCCTTCCGCGAGGGCCGCGACGGCGCCGCGCTGTCTAGCGCGCTCCGGGACCTGCGCCGCGCGGCGGAGAGCGGCGGCACGGACGGTGCCGCGCCGCTGTTCCCGGTCGTGCAGGCCGCCCTCGCGCGCCGCGCCACGCTCGGCGAGGTGTGCGGCGTGCTCAGGGAGGCGTGGGGCGAGTACCGCGGCTAG
- a CDS encoding M42 family metallopeptidase: protein MDLLRRLSEAPGVPGREEQVRAIVRAELAGLVDELSVDAMGNLTAVKRSGREGARKVMVAAHMDEIGFLVRHVDDKGFVRVQQLGGFDPRNLFARQVHVHASISGETLLGVMNPAGKPIHISTPEERTKVPTLDQFYVDLGLSGEQVKAKVRVGDMITLRQQFEDLGDVVTGKALDDRTGCWILIETIKRLQGSDMNSDLYAVFTTQEEVGLRGAQTGAYAVEPDFGIALDTTLAVDTPEIGEHLRVTQLGAGTALKVMDSSIISTRWLLDHFIDLAERHGVRYQLEVLPLGGNDAAALQRGRAGAPAFTISTPSRYVHTVTEMVSKSDLDGAVTLLTAFVREGGPNPNGGHDRP, encoded by the coding sequence ATGGATCTGCTTAGACGACTGTCGGAGGCGCCGGGGGTCCCCGGGCGCGAGGAACAGGTGCGCGCCATCGTCCGCGCCGAGCTGGCCGGGCTGGTCGACGAGCTGTCGGTCGACGCCATGGGGAACCTGACGGCCGTCAAGCGGAGTGGCAGGGAAGGCGCCCGGAAGGTCATGGTCGCGGCGCACATGGACGAGATCGGTTTCCTCGTGCGCCACGTCGACGACAAGGGGTTCGTCAGGGTCCAGCAGCTCGGCGGCTTCGACCCCCGCAACCTCTTCGCGCGCCAGGTGCACGTGCACGCCTCCATCTCCGGCGAGACGCTACTGGGCGTCATGAACCCGGCGGGCAAGCCGATCCACATCAGCACGCCCGAGGAGCGCACCAAGGTCCCCACCCTCGATCAGTTCTACGTCGACCTCGGCCTGAGCGGCGAGCAGGTCAAGGCCAAGGTGCGCGTGGGCGACATGATCACGCTGCGGCAGCAGTTCGAGGACCTGGGCGACGTGGTCACCGGCAAGGCCCTCGACGACCGCACCGGCTGCTGGATCCTGATCGAGACCATCAAGCGCCTGCAAGGCTCCGACATGAACTCGGACCTCTACGCCGTGTTCACCACGCAGGAGGAGGTGGGCCTCCGCGGCGCCCAGACGGGCGCCTACGCGGTGGAACCCGATTTCGGCATCGCCCTCGACACGACCCTTGCGGTCGACACGCCCGAGATCGGCGAGCACCTGCGCGTCACCCAGCTCGGCGCGGGCACGGCGCTCAAGGTCATGGACTCGAGCATCATCAGCACCCGCTGGCTCCTCGACCACTTCATCGACCTGGCCGAGCGCCACGGCGTCCGCTACCAGCTCGAGGTGCTGCCGCTCGGCGGCAACGACGCGGCCGCACTGCAGCGCGGGCGTGCGGGCGCCCCGGCCTTCACGATCTCGACCCCGTCGCGCTACGTCCACACCGTCACCGAGATGGTCTCCAAGTCCGACCTGGACGGCGCCGTCACGCTGCTGACCGCGTTCGTCCGCGAGGGCGGACCGAACCCGAACGGCGGTCACGACCGACCATGA